One Mycobacteroides abscessus ATCC 19977 genomic window carries:
- a CDS encoding SDR family NAD(P)-dependent oxidoreductase, which produces MNIDLTGKTALVTGSTQGIGLEIVRQLAASGARAVVNGRSQERVDAAVAEVGLQHGSVSGVAADVSTADGVERLLKQLPEVDILINNLGIFGATPAREITDEQWRNYFEVNVLSAVRLIRAYLPAMIGAGWGRIIQIASDSAIVIPQEMIHYGVSKTALLGVTRGFAKDAAGSGVTINSVIAGPTHTAGVEDFVYQLVDKSLPWDEAQREFMKRHRPQSLVQRLIEPAEIANLVVYLSSPLASATTGAAVRADGGYVDSILP; this is translated from the coding sequence GTGAACATTGACCTGACGGGTAAGACAGCGCTAGTAACGGGATCTACGCAGGGCATAGGACTGGAGATCGTGCGTCAGCTCGCGGCTAGTGGCGCGCGTGCTGTGGTCAACGGGCGATCGCAGGAAAGGGTCGACGCGGCGGTCGCCGAGGTCGGTCTTCAACATGGCAGCGTTAGTGGTGTTGCTGCCGACGTTTCGACCGCTGACGGTGTCGAGCGGCTTCTCAAGCAGCTCCCCGAAGTGGACATTTTGATCAACAATCTGGGCATTTTCGGCGCCACCCCGGCGCGAGAGATCACCGATGAGCAATGGCGGAACTATTTCGAAGTCAATGTGCTCTCCGCTGTGCGCCTTATCCGTGCGTACCTGCCGGCGATGATCGGGGCCGGATGGGGCCGCATCATTCAGATTGCGAGCGACTCGGCGATTGTCATTCCGCAGGAGATGATCCACTACGGCGTGTCGAAGACTGCACTGCTCGGGGTGACACGCGGATTCGCGAAGGACGCGGCCGGCTCAGGTGTCACGATCAATTCGGTGATCGCCGGCCCGACCCACACCGCTGGGGTGGAGGACTTTGTCTACCAGCTCGTCGACAAGTCGCTGCCCTGGGATGAGGCACAGCGCGAATTCATGAAAAGGCACCGGCCCCAATCGCTGGTGCAGCGCCTGATCGAGCCGGCGGAGATCGCAAACCTGGTGGTCTACCTCAGTTCCCCGCTGGCTTCTGCCACCACCGGCGCCGCGGTGCGGGCTGACGGCGGTTACGTGGACTCGATCCTGCCTTAG
- a CDS encoding phosphoribosyltransferase, with amino-acid sequence MFSDRQDAGRVLAGMLAPRKLRSIVVLALPRGGIPVGREIATALNAPLAVLVVRKLGVPGHEEYAMGAIASGGEVILDDDIVRSMGVTPIQLDEVTDRERRELARRERIYLAHRSVEIRDKTVILVDDGIATGATMRVALLTVKRASPARVVAAVPVAPRSAVGRFGSLVDDFVVATCPSRFQAVGDAYRDFHQISDREVRELLSAPVIR; translated from the coding sequence ATGTTCAGTGATCGCCAGGACGCCGGCCGCGTACTGGCAGGCATGCTTGCGCCCCGCAAGCTACGCAGCATCGTGGTCCTGGCGCTGCCGCGCGGCGGGATACCGGTGGGGCGGGAAATCGCGACGGCCCTGAACGCCCCGCTGGCGGTACTGGTCGTGCGCAAGCTCGGAGTGCCCGGACACGAGGAATACGCAATGGGAGCCATCGCCAGCGGCGGCGAGGTGATCCTGGACGACGACATCGTGCGCAGCATGGGCGTCACCCCGATACAACTCGACGAGGTCACCGATCGCGAACGGCGCGAGCTGGCCCGCCGCGAGCGTATCTACCTAGCCCACCGCAGCGTCGAGATAAGGGACAAAACAGTCATTTTGGTCGACGACGGCATCGCGACCGGCGCGACGATGCGTGTGGCGCTGCTGACCGTCAAGAGGGCATCACCTGCGCGAGTGGTGGCGGCGGTCCCCGTGGCCCCACGATCGGCGGTCGGCCGGTTCGGTTCTCTCGTGGACGATTTTGTGGTGGCGACGTGCCCGTCCCGGTTTCAAGCGGTGGGCGATGCCTACCGGGACTTTCACCAGATCTCCGACCGGGAAGTCCGGGAGCTGCTGTCAGCGCCGGTGATCCGATAG
- a CDS encoding ubiquinol-cytochrome c reductase iron-sulfur subunit: MNPRGLRRYVDDLLRGRRPKSFRPDDFEAAQIRTAIELRASRPGDDAPSQEFLAELGRRLAEQISDTPVSSAPRRWQAPRRTVLVGTSTAAAAAAVAVTADHLMTPTPQTDTHQAPGEIVPNTGSWQRVAVSNAVPDGGVHPFDLGFVNGFVRRVGGRVEAVSGVCTHQGCKLWFDGTNNRLQCPCHTTSFTTDGRVITHQLPIAPKPLPTLQVRETEGHIEVFAPDRPV, translated from the coding sequence ATGAACCCACGTGGGCTGCGCCGTTATGTCGACGACCTGCTCCGGGGGCGCCGACCCAAGTCCTTTCGCCCCGATGATTTTGAGGCGGCACAGATCCGTACCGCGATCGAGTTGCGCGCCAGTCGACCCGGTGACGACGCACCCAGCCAGGAGTTCCTCGCCGAGCTAGGGAGACGCCTCGCCGAGCAGATCAGCGATACGCCGGTGTCCTCCGCGCCGAGGCGGTGGCAAGCGCCACGGCGAACCGTTCTTGTTGGTACGTCGACCGCAGCAGCAGCGGCCGCGGTCGCCGTCACCGCGGACCATCTGATGACCCCAACACCGCAGACCGACACCCATCAGGCCCCCGGCGAGATCGTGCCTAATACGGGAAGCTGGCAGCGTGTGGCGGTCAGCAACGCCGTCCCGGACGGCGGGGTGCATCCCTTCGATCTCGGCTTCGTCAACGGATTCGTACGCCGGGTGGGCGGGCGGGTCGAGGCCGTATCCGGCGTCTGCACCCACCAGGGATGCAAGCTCTGGTTCGACGGTACGAACAACCGGCTGCAGTGCCCCTGCCACACCACATCGTTCACCACCGACGGACGCGTGATCACGCACCAGTTGCCCATCGCACCCAAACCGCTGCCCACATTGCAGGTGCGCGAGACCGAGGGGCACATCGAGGTGTTCGCACCCGATCGCCCGGTCTAG
- a CDS encoding DedA family protein, with amino-acid sequence MDMGLAPADVMDPMYWLGEGGLFGGAVLAGVMVIVFIETGLLFPFLPGDTLLFSAGLIAAQPNSPVAIQVLAPCAALAALLGSQCGYFIGRRLGPALFKKEDARFFKQRYLTVSREFFDKHGPKTLLIAQFIGVVRTFTPVIAGMSGMRYPTFLLYNAIGSAAWGTGLTVVGYFLGNIAFVGEHLDIIILVIAILSTLPAAATAAKVYLEKRRAVTENG; translated from the coding sequence ATGGACATGGGTCTGGCGCCCGCGGACGTCATGGATCCGATGTACTGGCTGGGTGAGGGCGGCCTGTTCGGCGGTGCAGTCCTGGCCGGCGTCATGGTCATCGTTTTTATCGAGACCGGACTACTGTTTCCATTCCTGCCTGGCGACACCTTGTTGTTCTCAGCAGGACTGATCGCCGCGCAGCCCAATTCTCCGGTCGCCATCCAGGTCCTGGCGCCCTGCGCCGCGCTGGCGGCGCTGTTGGGCAGCCAATGCGGGTACTTCATCGGACGTCGGCTCGGCCCGGCACTATTCAAGAAGGAAGACGCGCGCTTCTTCAAGCAGCGATATCTGACGGTCTCCCGCGAGTTCTTCGACAAGCACGGGCCCAAGACACTGCTTATCGCGCAATTCATCGGCGTGGTGCGAACCTTCACTCCCGTCATCGCCGGCATGTCAGGTATGCGTTACCCAACATTCCTGCTGTACAACGCTATTGGCAGTGCCGCATGGGGCACCGGGCTGACCGTGGTCGGATACTTCCTGGGCAACATCGCATTCGTTGGCGAGCACCTGGACATCATCATCCTGGTCATCGCCATCTTGTCTACGCTGCCCGCCGCCGCAACGGCAGCAAAGGTGTACCTGGAGAAGCGCCGCGCTGTCACCGAGAACGGTTGA
- a CDS encoding CGNR zinc finger domain-containing protein codes for MGTSTAGTIAAVLGEPLPVELMNTIRGGRGDLRDALDSDESVYEWLMAMADRILAESGAHTIAFSPEDARLVARDLRALRDALRSLAAEITEDPRPATSRMTHTQAVATINALADARAELVWPADGEPIRAAAVRGSQARLAVGLIARQAIDFFGGPPRHQLRACLAPRCVLYFVKEHPRREWCTPKCGNRARVKRHYDRQSTGS; via the coding sequence ATGGGTACGAGCACGGCGGGCACGATCGCCGCCGTATTGGGTGAACCGCTTCCCGTGGAGCTCATGAACACCATTCGCGGCGGGCGGGGAGATCTCCGAGACGCGCTGGACAGCGACGAATCCGTCTATGAATGGCTCATGGCGATGGCGGACCGGATCTTGGCCGAATCGGGAGCACACACCATCGCCTTCTCTCCGGAGGACGCGAGACTTGTCGCCCGTGACCTCAGGGCGCTACGAGACGCGCTGCGGAGCTTGGCCGCCGAGATCACCGAGGATCCACGTCCGGCGACATCCCGGATGACCCACACGCAGGCTGTCGCGACCATTAACGCGCTCGCCGATGCCCGGGCGGAGTTGGTGTGGCCCGCGGACGGAGAGCCGATCCGAGCGGCGGCGGTGCGCGGATCCCAGGCGCGGTTGGCCGTCGGTTTGATCGCGCGTCAGGCAATCGACTTCTTCGGTGGCCCGCCTCGGCATCAGCTGCGAGCCTGCCTGGCGCCGCGCTGTGTGCTCTACTTCGTCAAGGAGCATCCGCGGCGGGAATGGTGCACGCCGAAGTGCGGCAACCGGGCGCGGGTCAAGCGACACTATGACCGCCAAAGTACGGGGTCCTGA
- a CDS encoding DUF1326 domain-containing protein encodes MSATETYDWNLKGDWFDVCSCKLPCPCSFAQAPTHGDCLFTLVWHVSEGHWGDVDLSGLGVVAQGEFQGNMWIGDPDATMKLMFYIDEDADARQRVALERIFTGKEGGWPAEFASLIEELRGIEYVPIKFDKAEDLASWSAEIPGKVDLHVEALTGPTADPNRRVTTANAPGAEVGPGQIATWGVVKKDHSVGFEWSHEHSGGSSKHFPFDWRPDGAVPTVSDELAGAQQGGCCCSN; translated from the coding sequence ATGTCAGCGACGGAAACCTACGACTGGAATCTCAAGGGCGATTGGTTCGATGTGTGCAGTTGCAAGCTGCCGTGCCCATGTAGCTTCGCGCAGGCGCCAACTCACGGCGACTGCCTGTTCACCTTGGTGTGGCATGTCAGTGAGGGGCATTGGGGCGATGTCGATTTGAGCGGTCTGGGTGTGGTCGCTCAAGGCGAGTTCCAGGGCAACATGTGGATTGGAGATCCCGATGCGACGATGAAACTGATGTTTTACATCGACGAGGACGCAGACGCCCGCCAGCGGGTGGCGCTCGAACGCATCTTCACCGGTAAAGAAGGTGGCTGGCCAGCCGAGTTCGCAAGCCTTATCGAGGAGCTACGCGGTATCGAATACGTGCCGATCAAGTTCGACAAGGCAGAGGACCTTGCGAGCTGGAGCGCGGAGATTCCAGGGAAGGTCGATCTGCATGTCGAGGCGTTGACAGGTCCGACCGCCGATCCCAATCGCCGGGTCACGACCGCGAACGCGCCGGGTGCGGAGGTGGGTCCGGGGCAGATCGCGACATGGGGAGTGGTGAAGAAGGATCATTCGGTCGGGTTCGAATGGTCGCATGAACACAGTGGTGGCTCGAGCAAGCATTTCCCGTTCGACTGGCGCCCGGATGGCGCCGTGCCGACGGTCTCGGACGAGCTGGCCGGAGCACAACAGGGCGGATGCTGCTGCTCGAACTAA
- a CDS encoding plastocyanin/azurin family copper-binding protein, producing the protein MPAGTTVTWTNKDEEPHNVVAEDGAFRSPGMDAQGTFSHQFTKAGTYTYVCGIHPFMKATVVVR; encoded by the coding sequence GTGCCCGCGGGCACCACCGTCACCTGGACCAACAAAGACGAGGAGCCACATAACGTGGTCGCCGAGGACGGCGCGTTCCGGTCGCCCGGAATGGATGCCCAGGGCACGTTCTCACATCAATTCACCAAGGCCGGTACCTACACGTACGTGTGCGGGATTCACCCGTTCATGAAAGCGACGGTGGTGGTGCGATGA
- a CDS encoding SDR family oxidoreductase yields the protein MTDHSLNGKTVLITGGGKNLGGLIARDLAANGAGAIAIHYNSPSSKDAAEETVAAVQAAGAKAVAFQGDLTTGDAVSKLFADTVAAVGRPDIAINTVGKVIKKPFTEITEEEYDSASAVNAKSAFLFLKEAGKHVNDNGKIVTLVTSLLGAYTPFYAAYAGTKAPVEHFTRAASKEYGERGISVTAVGPGPMDTPFFYPAEGEDAVAYHKTAAALSPFSKTGLTDIEDIAPFIRFLVSDGWWITGQTILINGGYTTK from the coding sequence GTGACAGATCATTCGCTAAATGGTAAAACGGTACTCATCACAGGTGGCGGCAAGAATCTGGGTGGCCTCATCGCCCGAGATCTCGCCGCGAACGGGGCCGGGGCGATCGCGATTCACTACAACAGTCCTTCCAGCAAGGATGCCGCGGAAGAAACCGTGGCTGCGGTACAGGCGGCTGGGGCAAAGGCGGTCGCATTCCAGGGTGACCTGACCACCGGAGATGCGGTAAGCAAACTATTTGCCGATACCGTCGCTGCGGTGGGGCGTCCCGACATCGCCATCAACACGGTCGGCAAGGTCATCAAGAAGCCGTTTACCGAAATCACCGAGGAGGAGTACGACTCCGCCAGTGCCGTCAACGCCAAGTCGGCCTTCCTGTTCCTCAAGGAGGCGGGTAAACACGTCAACGACAACGGCAAGATCGTGACGCTCGTGACATCGCTGCTGGGTGCCTACACTCCGTTCTACGCCGCCTATGCGGGAACGAAGGCCCCGGTCGAACACTTCACCCGTGCCGCTTCGAAGGAATACGGGGAACGTGGCATTTCGGTCACGGCGGTGGGCCCCGGCCCCATGGACACGCCGTTCTTCTACCCCGCCGAAGGCGAGGACGCGGTGGCGTACCACAAGACGGCCGCGGCACTCTCGCCGTTCTCCAAGACCGGACTCACCGATATCGAGGACATCGCCCCCTTCATCAGGTTCCTCGTCAGCGATGGTTGGTGGATCACCGGACAGACCATCTTGATCAACGGCGGCTACACCACCAAGTAG
- a CDS encoding SRPBCC family protein has product MSTPVLVGIVVGAVAIGALLGAAVLFALASGDGGPRRFGVTMPDPDFFDKAASFAVTAQISVPGPVERVWAQVSEGGYLDSIPFVSGPVWSADRGVTRTPLLAFTEKAVHNEAGRKLVTIGTGISIPLLINAFGERWEFAAEGNKVQVRWTVAVTPKWVGWLPLRWTAFAVRPFQRALLGLTIR; this is encoded by the coding sequence ATGTCCACACCCGTGCTGGTAGGGATCGTCGTGGGCGCCGTGGCCATCGGAGCCTTGCTGGGTGCGGCGGTGTTGTTCGCCCTGGCTTCCGGCGACGGTGGGCCGCGCCGCTTCGGAGTAACCATGCCGGACCCGGATTTCTTCGACAAGGCGGCGTCATTCGCGGTAACCGCACAAATCAGCGTGCCCGGTCCTGTCGAGCGGGTGTGGGCCCAGGTCTCGGAGGGTGGCTATCTGGACTCGATTCCTTTTGTCTCCGGCCCGGTTTGGTCGGCAGACCGGGGTGTCACCCGCACGCCACTGCTCGCCTTCACCGAAAAGGCGGTGCATAACGAGGCGGGTCGCAAGCTGGTGACGATTGGGACGGGTATTTCGATTCCGCTGCTGATCAACGCCTTTGGCGAACGATGGGAGTTCGCTGCCGAGGGAAACAAGGTGCAGGTACGTTGGACCGTGGCTGTCACGCCGAAATGGGTCGGTTGGTTACCGTTGCGCTGGACAGCATTCGCGGTACGCCCTTTTCAGCGGGCGCTGCTGGGCCTGACTATCCGTTAG
- a CDS encoding hydroxymethylglutaryl-CoA lyase translates to MSLPEHVSIREVLLRDGLQLETPIALADKLKLLEAVAATGVREVEATAFVSPTKMPALADAAELAAQLHHYPDIEFSALVASPNGAKRALAAGFTSLEYVVSAADGHSRANVGISSAEAIARIQEIVTLARGADATVEVIVACSWDCPFDGPTAQKRVLDIMQRARDWGADRYALADTIGTATPRRVANLIAAVRSIIGDAPLGAHFHNTRGSGLASAYAAVQSGVTRLDSSIGGLGGCPFAPGATGNIATEDLAYLLRDSDVNVDINLDAAIAAAQIVQEVVGHEVPSALLRAGDRLLN, encoded by the coding sequence ATGAGTCTGCCTGAGCACGTCAGCATCCGCGAGGTGTTGCTGCGGGACGGCCTGCAACTGGAGACACCTATCGCGTTGGCGGATAAACTCAAACTGCTGGAGGCGGTCGCGGCGACAGGGGTGCGTGAGGTCGAGGCCACCGCATTTGTGTCACCCACCAAAATGCCGGCGTTGGCCGACGCCGCCGAGCTTGCGGCGCAGTTGCACCACTATCCGGATATCGAGTTCTCGGCACTTGTCGCCAGCCCCAACGGTGCCAAGCGTGCGCTGGCGGCGGGGTTTACCTCGCTGGAGTATGTGGTCTCGGCCGCGGACGGACACAGCCGCGCCAACGTTGGAATCAGCAGCGCGGAGGCGATTGCACGTATCCAGGAGATCGTGACATTGGCACGTGGTGCGGACGCGACGGTGGAAGTGATCGTCGCCTGTTCCTGGGACTGCCCCTTCGACGGTCCGACCGCCCAGAAGAGGGTTCTGGACATCATGCAGAGGGCTCGGGATTGGGGTGCGGATCGCTACGCCCTGGCCGATACCATCGGCACCGCCACCCCGCGTCGTGTGGCGAATCTGATTGCGGCTGTAAGGTCGATCATCGGCGACGCACCGCTGGGCGCACATTTCCACAACACCCGTGGGTCCGGCTTGGCCAGCGCGTATGCCGCCGTGCAATCCGGAGTAACGCGCCTCGACTCGTCGATTGGGGGGCTGGGCGGTTGTCCTTTCGCACCGGGCGCGACCGGCAATATCGCCACCGAGGATCTCGCTTACCTGTTGCGGGATAGCGATGTGAACGTCGACATCAATCTCGATGCCGCGATAGCGGCCGCACAGATAGTGCAAGAGGTGGTCGGCCATGAAGTCCCGAGCGCTTTGCTGCGTGCGGGCGATCGGTTATTGAACTAG
- a CDS encoding RNA polymerase sigma factor, which produces MTQRDPTTRRGLRAVSSGGDHYADWQSVYEDNAVWIYRTIYARVGNKPDAEDLTAEVFLAALRPLRLTVTKAEVRAYLRTTARTVLAAHWRETLGREITSIPDTQDIADQPPEADEPISTAPEHARAVLAALPENYRRILELRFLQCCSIKESAARIGTTVANAKVLQHRALRLAAQINDQDAS; this is translated from the coding sequence ATGACACAGCGTGATCCCACCACCCGGCGCGGCTTGCGGGCCGTATCGTCGGGCGGCGATCACTATGCGGACTGGCAGTCCGTGTACGAAGACAATGCCGTATGGATATACCGCACGATCTACGCACGGGTAGGCAACAAGCCCGACGCCGAGGACCTGACCGCCGAGGTCTTTCTTGCCGCGCTACGCCCGTTGCGCCTCACTGTCACCAAGGCCGAAGTGCGGGCCTATCTGCGAACGACGGCTCGTACCGTCCTCGCCGCACACTGGCGCGAGACACTGGGACGCGAGATCACCTCGATCCCCGACACGCAGGACATCGCCGACCAACCCCCCGAGGCCGATGAGCCCATCAGCACCGCCCCGGAACATGCCAGAGCAGTCTTGGCTGCCCTGCCGGAAAACTATCGTCGAATTCTGGAACTGCGCTTCCTGCAATGCTGTTCGATCAAGGAGTCAGCCGCGAGGATTGGTACCACCGTCGCCAACGCCAAGGTGCTGCAGCATCGGGCATTGCGCCTGGCCGCCCAGATCAACGACCAGGACGCGTCATGA
- a CDS encoding LysR family transcriptional regulator, with amino-acid sequence MSATPEGSSLADLLDSRRLFQFVVAAEAPTLAAAAADLFITQQALSSAIRQLERDLGVELFSRAQRSLQLTDAGHELYTGAKPLLAGIRVLANATRNISNPQRAFVIGHSPAISGEEVYRIIEPIVVADPTASITVRQVFPSTMRDGLLDGSLDLALRRGVDMPADLATDTLLYQPLRIAVVQSHPLAAQDYVDIGEIAEHPIVVWAPPRHSFYTDLLVSHCRRSGFEPRLLINPVQGTPPHTAVLAHPDHCAFVTDDPGNVYHRKVRVIEIANPPLVPVQAVWLPHSVSAIRTKLFAAVRESGVVSTPPRTEDGTIPGRSHVGYTSDVQ; translated from the coding sequence ATGAGCGCGACACCCGAGGGCAGTTCGCTAGCCGACTTGCTGGACTCGCGGCGATTGTTTCAGTTCGTCGTCGCCGCAGAAGCGCCGACGCTTGCCGCCGCCGCTGCCGACCTCTTCATCACCCAGCAGGCGCTGTCGTCGGCGATACGCCAACTGGAACGCGACCTCGGCGTCGAGCTCTTTTCGCGCGCACAACGCAGTCTGCAGCTCACCGATGCCGGCCACGAGCTGTACACCGGGGCTAAGCCACTTCTGGCCGGTATACGCGTGTTGGCCAATGCAACCCGCAATATTTCGAATCCACAACGGGCCTTCGTCATCGGGCATTCGCCGGCAATCTCCGGCGAGGAGGTCTACCGCATCATCGAGCCGATCGTCGTCGCCGATCCCACAGCGTCGATCACCGTCCGACAGGTCTTCCCCAGCACGATGCGTGACGGCCTGCTCGACGGCTCGCTTGACCTGGCGCTACGCCGCGGAGTTGATATGCCCGCCGACCTGGCCACCGACACTCTGCTGTACCAGCCGCTGCGTATCGCCGTCGTGCAATCCCACCCGCTCGCCGCGCAGGATTATGTCGATATCGGCGAGATCGCCGAGCACCCGATCGTGGTGTGGGCTCCGCCGCGACATTCGTTCTATACAGACTTGCTGGTTTCACATTGTCGCAGAAGCGGTTTCGAACCACGACTGCTGATCAATCCGGTGCAGGGCACGCCGCCCCACACGGCGGTGCTTGCGCACCCGGATCATTGCGCGTTCGTCACAGACGATCCGGGAAACGTTTACCATCGCAAGGTTCGGGTGATCGAAATCGCCAATCCGCCCTTGGTTCCCGTGCAGGCCGTGTGGTTGCCCCATTCGGTGTCGGCCATCCGCACCAAACTGTTCGCCGCCGTCCGGGAATCAGGTGTTGTCAGCACACCACCACGGACGGAAGATGGAACTATCCCAGGACGCTCCCATGTCGGATACACATCGGATGTTCAGTGA
- a CDS encoding metallophosphoesterase family protein — MTGEQDPNSMSRRELIRHTAWFGAAVALTVTGGEVISHVAGSAAAAAPARPALRFAQISDSRLGFTGTANANVVDSFGHAINQINNLGYTPDFVIHTGDLTHVATGAQFDQAKQMMSGLSTPHVFTVPGEHDSIDDAGRKYRSVFGGGTRGDGWYSFDIAGVHVIALVNTLNLKKLGHLGNDQLEFIEKDLAPVSSDTPIVVFSHIPLFAMYPEWGWGTDDSAQALSYMKRFASVTCLNGHVHQLFTKTEGNITFYSGTTTAYPLPKPGDGPAPKPVTLPAGRLHDSLGIREVSYLRGTQPLALKEDRLT; from the coding sequence ATGACGGGGGAACAAGACCCCAACAGCATGTCGCGGCGTGAGCTGATCCGGCACACCGCCTGGTTCGGTGCCGCTGTTGCACTGACAGTGACTGGCGGAGAGGTGATCTCGCATGTGGCGGGCTCCGCCGCGGCGGCCGCTCCTGCGCGCCCCGCGCTGCGCTTCGCCCAGATCAGTGACAGCCGCCTCGGATTCACCGGCACCGCCAACGCGAACGTGGTCGATTCGTTCGGTCATGCGATCAATCAGATCAACAATCTGGGCTACACCCCCGATTTCGTAATCCATACCGGCGATCTCACTCATGTGGCTACCGGCGCGCAGTTCGATCAGGCCAAGCAGATGATGTCCGGACTGAGCACTCCACACGTGTTCACCGTGCCGGGAGAACATGATTCAATCGATGATGCCGGACGAAAGTATCGCAGCGTGTTCGGTGGCGGCACCCGCGGCGACGGATGGTACAGCTTCGACATCGCCGGCGTGCATGTCATCGCATTGGTCAATACTCTCAACCTGAAGAAGCTAGGGCACCTGGGCAACGATCAGCTGGAGTTCATTGAAAAGGACCTTGCGCCAGTCTCTTCGGACACACCGATCGTCGTGTTCAGCCACATTCCCCTATTTGCCATGTATCCCGAATGGGGTTGGGGTACTGATGATTCCGCGCAGGCGCTGAGCTATATGAAGCGATTCGCTTCAGTGACATGCCTGAACGGCCATGTGCACCAGCTATTCACCAAGACGGAGGGAAACATCACCTTCTACAGCGGGACCACCACGGCCTATCCCCTGCCCAAACCCGGCGACGGTCCGGCTCCCAAACCAGTGACCCTGCCCGCAGGGCGATTGCACGACAGCCTCGGCATCCGCGAGGTGAGCTACCTGAGGGGCACTCAGCCCCTGGCCCTCAAGGAGGACAGACTGACATGA
- a CDS encoding CaiB/BaiF CoA transferase family protein, translating to MTGALDGIRVLELGTLIAGPFAGRLLGDMGAEVLKIEPPGAPDPLRTWGQAEVDGHHVFWTVHARNKKAITLDLRTEAGRALFLDLVDKSDVIVENFRPGTLERWGLGYDVLAQRNKGIILVRVSGYGQTGPDAHKAGYASVAEAASGLRHLNGFPGGPPPRMALSIGDTLAGMFAAQGALAALYRRTVTGRGQVVDAALTESCLAVQESTIPDYDVGRVVRGPSGTRLEGIAPSNIYQSADGSWVVIAANQDTVFRRLCEAMGRPELSSDARFANHVARGRNQDDLDAIIAQWAAQRLPTDIIDVLSAAGVIAGPINTVADVVQDPQLKAREMLVEHFDERLGRSVLGPGVVPVLSESPGGVRNAGPARPGQDNDDVYVGLLGKSAQDIERLRAEGVL from the coding sequence ATGACGGGTGCTCTTGATGGGATCCGGGTGCTGGAACTGGGCACCCTGATCGCCGGGCCTTTCGCTGGTCGCCTACTCGGAGACATGGGGGCCGAGGTGCTCAAGATCGAGCCGCCCGGGGCGCCGGATCCGCTACGAACATGGGGGCAGGCCGAGGTCGACGGACATCACGTGTTTTGGACGGTGCACGCGCGCAATAAGAAGGCCATCACGCTGGATCTGCGGACCGAGGCGGGACGGGCCCTGTTTCTCGATCTCGTCGACAAGTCGGACGTGATCGTCGAGAATTTCCGGCCCGGCACCCTGGAGCGGTGGGGTCTGGGCTACGACGTCCTGGCGCAGCGAAACAAGGGGATCATTCTGGTTCGGGTATCCGGTTATGGGCAGACCGGTCCTGACGCGCACAAGGCCGGATACGCGTCGGTCGCCGAGGCCGCCAGCGGTCTGCGGCATCTCAACGGATTTCCTGGCGGGCCGCCGCCCCGGATGGCGCTGTCGATCGGCGACACCCTCGCGGGTATGTTCGCAGCCCAGGGTGCGCTTGCCGCCCTGTACCGGCGTACCGTCACGGGACGGGGCCAGGTCGTCGATGCGGCGCTGACCGAGAGCTGTTTGGCGGTACAGGAATCCACCATCCCCGACTACGACGTAGGTCGGGTGGTTCGGGGGCCTTCGGGGACCCGATTGGAGGGCATCGCGCCGTCGAACATCTACCAGAGCGCCGACGGTAGTTGGGTGGTGATCGCCGCCAACCAGGACACCGTCTTCCGCAGGCTGTGCGAGGCGATGGGCCGGCCCGAACTCAGCTCCGACGCGCGATTCGCCAATCACGTTGCCCGAGGACGTAATCAAGACGATCTGGATGCGATAATCGCCCAGTGGGCGGCACAACGGCTGCCCACGGACATCATCGATGTGCTGAGCGCAGCCGGGGTGATCGCCGGTCCCATCAACACGGTCGCCGATGTGGTGCAGGACCCGCAGCTCAAGGCACGGGAGATGCTCGTCGAGCACTTCGATGAACGACTCGGCCGCTCGGTACTGGGACCGGGCGTGGTGCCGGTGCTATCGGAGTCGCCGGGCGGAGTCCGAAATGCCGGACCGGCACGCCCGGGACAAGACAACGACGACGTCTATGTGGGGCTGCTCGGCAAGAGCGCCCAAGATATCGAGCGGCTACGGGCGGAAGGGGTGCTATGA